In the genome of uncultured Campylobacter sp., one region contains:
- a CDS encoding prepilin-type N-terminal cleavage/methylation domain-containing protein, translating into MKNLKAFTMIELVFVIVVLGILAGIAVPRLAATRDDATIAKMRGDIAAIRSGLSLVRSENMMRGVTTWPGLEANPDVAGTLFEGVLQQPIYPMKAGGRNGWSLVANGNANATSTYTATVAGQSTTFNYYPTAASRPAGSTVNVGSFDCNHQQPLCQSLAQ; encoded by the coding sequence ATGAAAAATTTAAAAGCTTTTACGATGATTGAGCTTGTTTTCGTCATCGTCGTTTTAGGTATTTTGGCGGGCATCGCGGTGCCTAGATTAGCCGCTACGCGCGATGATGCCACGATCGCTAAGATGCGCGGAGACATCGCTGCCATTAGAAGCGGACTTTCGCTAGTTAGAAGCGAGAATATGATGAGGGGCGTGACTACGTGGCCTGGTCTAGAAGCTAATCCAGATGTAGCCGGTACGCTTTTTGAAGGTGTTTTGCAGCAGCCCATCTATCCAATGAAAGCTGGTGGCAGAAACGGCTGGAGCTTAGTTGCAAATGGTAATGCTAATGCTACGTCCACATATACAGCTACCGTTGCCGGTCAATCAACTACTTTTAACTACTATCCGACTGCGGCTTCTAGACCTGCAGGCTCAACGGTTAATGTAGGTTCGTTCGACTGCAATCATCAACAGCCTCTTTGTCAATCCTTAGCTCAATAG
- a CDS encoding class 1 fructose-bisphosphatase — translation MQEIVKSIQNIALQIAEELKYADFGYTDHHNSTGDTQLKLDVKSDAIIEAEFRKNPLVRALISEEKEEVLELREDARLIVAYDPLDGSSLVDVNFAVGSIFGIYEDQISPANLKAAIYCIYGPRLEMVVCEDVPKLYRLNREGKFSFVKDLRLSEKGKLNATGATQKGWSEPHRKLVRTLFDEGYRLRYSGAMVSDLHQILLKGGGLFSYPATSDHPRGKLRVTFEVLPFAFIFERAGGATSDGANGSLLQLKIEKIHQSTPCFFGSKYEIAKMHEIYGGKN, via the coding sequence ATGCAAGAGATCGTAAAATCAATCCAAAATATCGCGCTACAAATCGCCGAGGAGCTGAAATACGCGGACTTCGGCTACACTGATCATCACAACAGCACGGGCGATACGCAGCTCAAACTCGACGTAAAAAGCGACGCCATAATCGAGGCGGAATTTCGCAAAAATCCGCTCGTACGCGCCCTAATCAGCGAGGAGAAAGAAGAAGTGCTAGAGCTGCGAGAGGACGCGCGCCTAATCGTCGCCTATGATCCGCTTGACGGCTCAAGTTTAGTAGATGTAAATTTCGCCGTGGGCTCGATTTTCGGCATTTACGAGGATCAAATTTCGCCCGCGAACTTAAAAGCAGCGATCTATTGCATCTACGGGCCGCGCCTTGAGATGGTCGTTTGCGAGGACGTGCCGAAGCTCTACCGCCTAAATCGCGAGGGCAAATTTAGCTTCGTAAAAGACTTGCGTCTAAGCGAAAAGGGTAAACTAAACGCCACGGGTGCGACGCAAAAGGGCTGGAGCGAGCCGCACCGAAAGCTCGTGCGGACGCTGTTTGACGAGGGCTACCGCCTGCGATACAGCGGCGCGATGGTAAGCGACCTGCATCAAATTTTATTAAAAGGCGGCGGGCTTTTCAGCTACCCCGCTACCAGCGATCATCCGCGCGGCAAGCTTCGCGTAACCTTCGAAGTGCTGCCGTTTGCGTTCATCTTCGAGCGCGCGGGAGGCGCCACCAGCGACGGTGCAAACGGCTCGCTTTTGCAGCTAAAAATCGAAAAGATCCACCAAAGCACCCCTTGCTTTTTCGGCTCGAAGTATGAGATCGCGAAGATGCATGAAATTTACGGCGGGAAAAACTGA
- the asd gene encoding archaetidylserine decarboxylase (Phosphatidylserine decarboxylase is synthesized as a single chain precursor. Generation of the pyruvoyl active site from a Ser is coupled to cleavage of a Gly-Ser bond between the larger (beta) and smaller (alpha chains). It is an integral membrane protein.) → MSEFDPPQSYASLNALFTRRLLCPREIAADKTAFISPSDGMIFESGYCADLRAFSVKGCEYSLGELLGRTFTASESGGAVKNLDDGAVATNGSSEVGTGCAKDAGAGMKFRAAQAKIISDESGVNYSASGVQAEIYSDKSGASRETSAIDAQGGENRKGVNLSYANIYLSPRDYHHYHAPCDLSVLQALYIPADLYSVAKKLLLKIPNLYAKNERVILKCKMRNGGILWMVFVGALNVGKMRFDFDARIQTNACASRAEALYEYENLNFKKGDHLGNFELGSTIVLVAQSEFLKFETPADTSVKFGQKIAEFNEISQNSI, encoded by the coding sequence ATGAGCGAATTTGATCCGCCGCAAAGCTACGCGAGCCTAAACGCGCTTTTTACCCGCCGCTTGCTGTGTCCGCGAGAGATAGCGGCAGACAAGACGGCTTTTATAAGCCCTAGCGACGGCATGATCTTTGAGAGCGGATACTGCGCCGATCTGCGAGCTTTTAGCGTAAAAGGCTGCGAATATAGCCTTGGCGAGCTGCTGGGGCGGACGTTTACGGCAAGCGAAAGCGGCGGAGCGGTTAAAAATTTAGATGACGGTGCGGTTGCTACGAACGGGAGCAGCGAGGTTGGAACCGGATGCGCAAAAGATGCCGGCGCAGGGATGAAATTTCGCGCCGCGCAAGCGAAAATCATAAGCGACGAAAGCGGCGTAAATTATTCTGCAAGCGGCGTGCAAGCTGAAATTTATAGCGATAAAAGCGGTGCGAGCCGCGAAACGAGTGCAATTGACGCCCAAGGCGGCGAAAATAGAAAGGGCGTAAATTTAAGCTACGCAAACATCTATCTAAGCCCGCGCGATTATCATCATTATCACGCGCCGTGCGATCTGAGCGTGCTGCAGGCGCTTTACATACCTGCTGATCTTTACAGCGTGGCGAAGAAGCTTTTACTTAAAATTCCAAACCTCTACGCTAAAAACGAGCGCGTGATTTTAAAGTGCAAGATGCGTAACGGCGGGATTTTGTGGATGGTTTTCGTGGGTGCCTTAAACGTCGGCAAGATGAGATTTGATTTCGATGCGCGAATACAAACGAATGCATGCGCAAGTAGAGCTGAAGCGCTTTACGAATATGAAAATTTAAACTTTAAAAAGGGCGATCATTTGGGAAATTTCGAGCTGGGCTCGACGATCGTACTTGTAGCGCAAAGCGAGTTTTTAAAATTTGAAACTCCGGCTGATACGTCCGTAAAATTCGGACAAAAAATCGCAGAATTTAATGAAATTTCACAAAATTCCATTTAA
- a CDS encoding lytic transglycosylase domain-containing protein: MKIFLKFSLVLGLLCAVSGGKILSYEEIKNEPKSLAKDYYIYRLIDETKYNKAEIKILKQSIFRYKGKLKDKLDRIFGIAKAPKRPDRCAGVTSTNILDANLTCKKARSYPNFIAKLSPSVRETLASQLEKYQDAASRNAVNLLRGFNDENPSEYFMQSRNAQNYFLYYDYLKGAGKDALIDIDADAAFVSELASQKGFKAVLNDALINRKYPHLRRSLTGVDPSAVEKDVAFMLGVNAVMQGDEGVALAFFSRAAASFEKPHDVHNAKFWIYLLSGDQNVLKELAVSEYYSLYALYAKEVLGNKNLNIIIPNPAKNSIEGYDITDPFAWVRTKNSADRMSRPQLLEFAKKFDTKQSIGEYSYVMNKASGGKDNFYPTPFMEYIGDGDNRRKALILALARQESRFIPSAVSTSYALGMMQFMPFLANDIGKKQLAIAGFDQDDMFRPEVAYRFANIHIDWLERKIYSPVFIAYAYNGGLGLVKKMLQRGDMFNKGKFEPWLSMELVPYAESRDYGKKVLANFIIYSQILDPRAKVSVQQELQDLLIPSRSDDFR, translated from the coding sequence TTGAAAATATTTCTGAAATTTAGCCTTGTTTTGGGACTGCTGTGCGCCGTGTCCGGCGGTAAAATTTTAAGCTACGAGGAGATCAAAAACGAGCCCAAATCCCTAGCTAAGGATTATTATATCTATCGCTTGATCGACGAGACGAAATACAACAAAGCGGAGATTAAAATTTTAAAACAGAGTATCTTCCGCTACAAAGGCAAGCTAAAAGATAAGCTCGATAGAATTTTCGGCATCGCCAAAGCTCCTAAGCGTCCGGATCGATGTGCAGGCGTTACCTCCACTAATATTTTAGATGCAAATTTAACCTGCAAAAAGGCGCGCTCCTATCCAAATTTTATCGCCAAGCTAAGCCCGTCGGTGCGCGAGACGCTCGCTTCGCAGCTTGAAAAGTACCAAGACGCGGCTTCGCGAAACGCCGTAAATTTACTGCGCGGATTTAACGACGAAAATCCAAGCGAGTATTTTATGCAAAGTCGCAACGCGCAAAACTACTTTTTATATTACGACTACTTAAAAGGTGCGGGCAAGGACGCTCTGATCGATATCGACGCCGACGCAGCCTTCGTAAGCGAACTGGCTTCGCAAAAAGGCTTCAAAGCGGTTCTCAACGATGCGCTAATCAACCGCAAATACCCACACTTGCGCCGCTCGCTCACGGGCGTCGATCCGTCGGCTGTAGAAAAGGACGTAGCGTTTATGCTGGGCGTAAATGCCGTCATGCAGGGCGACGAAGGGGTGGCGCTTGCATTTTTTAGCCGCGCGGCGGCGAGCTTTGAGAAGCCTCACGATGTGCACAATGCGAAATTTTGGATCTATCTGCTAAGCGGAGATCAAAACGTCTTAAAAGAGCTGGCTGTAAGCGAATACTACAGCCTCTACGCGCTGTACGCCAAAGAGGTCTTGGGAAATAAAAATTTAAACATCATCATCCCAAACCCCGCTAAAAATTCCATCGAAGGCTACGATATCACCGATCCTTTCGCTTGGGTTCGCACAAAAAATAGCGCTGATCGGATGTCACGCCCGCAGCTTTTGGAATTTGCCAAAAAATTCGACACCAAGCAAAGCATCGGCGAGTACTCGTACGTCATGAATAAAGCAAGCGGCGGTAAGGATAACTTCTATCCGACGCCGTTTATGGAGTATATCGGCGACGGCGATAACCGCCGCAAAGCGCTAATTTTAGCGCTCGCTCGCCAAGAGAGCCGCTTTATCCCAAGCGCCGTTTCCACCTCGTATGCGCTTGGGATGATGCAGTTTATGCCGTTTTTGGCTAACGACATCGGCAAAAAACAGCTTGCGATCGCGGGCTTCGATCAAGACGATATGTTCCGCCCCGAGGTCGCTTACCGCTTCGCCAACATCCACATCGACTGGCTGGAGCGTAAAATTTACAGTCCTGTTTTCATCGCATACGCTTACAACGGCGGGCTCGGGCTCGTCAAAAAGATGCTTCAGCGCGGCGATATGTTTAATAAGGGCAAATTTGAGCCGTGGCTTAGCATGGAGCTCGTGCCGTATGCCGAGAGCAGGGACTACGGCAAAAAGGTGCTTGCAAATTTTATCATCTACTCGCAGATCCTCGATCCGCGCGCGAAAGTCTCGGTGCAGCAGGAGCTGCAAGACCTGCTGATACCGAGTAGAAGCGACGACTTTCGCTAA
- a CDS encoding metallophosphoesterase has product MKSAYIFPIVGTVLFLFFNLYIYRSISARFTPYKGFATFRPVLILLCVALAILDAIFFAGFGLNGSFKNELLYKACVFCMAASFSLFFICLAYDVLSAAAHVVKFSQNRRKFLKTFIDITFVIMAFSYIFKGLYNALKIPKITEREIKIKNLARELSFVVISDVHLGEFLKKEFLQGVVAQINSLNYDALLIVGDMFDLRSDELGDILQPLEAIKKPIFFVTGNHEYYRGDASGLIAAMQKAGVRVLQNESVEFEGLNLMGVHDLSGLRFGYMQPDLGAALVQVDPDKPKILLAHQPKYVVDFVRDEVDLCICGHTHAGQIFPWTLLVLLSQKYLYGLYNDGLKQIYVSSGVGFWGPPIRVFADAEIALLKLRKA; this is encoded by the coding sequence TTGAAAAGCGCCTATATTTTCCCAATCGTCGGCACAGTTTTATTTCTGTTTTTTAATCTTTACATCTACAGATCGATCAGCGCGCGCTTTACGCCATATAAAGGCTTCGCTACGTTTCGCCCCGTCCTGATTTTGCTTTGCGTTGCTTTGGCGATTTTAGATGCGATATTTTTTGCGGGTTTTGGGCTTAATGGAAGCTTTAAAAACGAGCTGCTCTATAAAGCTTGCGTATTTTGCATGGCAGCGTCCTTTTCGCTCTTTTTTATCTGCCTTGCTTACGATGTGCTAAGCGCCGCTGCGCATGTAGTTAAATTTAGCCAAAACAGGCGAAAATTTTTAAAAACCTTTATCGACATAACCTTCGTAATAATGGCGTTTAGCTATATTTTTAAGGGGCTTTATAATGCACTAAAAATTCCAAAAATCACCGAGCGCGAAATAAAAATCAAAAACTTAGCTCGCGAGCTAAGCTTCGTCGTCATCTCGGACGTGCATCTGGGCGAGTTTTTGAAAAAGGAATTTTTGCAAGGCGTCGTAGCGCAGATAAACTCACTAAATTACGATGCGCTGCTGATCGTGGGCGATATGTTTGATCTGCGCTCGGATGAGCTCGGGGATATTTTGCAGCCTCTTGAGGCGATCAAAAAGCCTATCTTTTTCGTCACTGGCAACCACGAGTATTACCGCGGCGACGCAAGCGGGCTTATCGCGGCAATGCAAAAAGCGGGCGTGCGCGTGCTGCAAAACGAAAGCGTGGAATTTGAAGGGCTAAATTTAATGGGCGTGCACGATCTTAGCGGCCTTCGCTTCGGATATATGCAGCCCGATCTCGGCGCTGCGCTAGTGCAGGTGGATCCCGATAAGCCTAAAATTTTACTCGCGCATCAGCCAAAATACGTCGTGGATTTCGTGCGCGACGAGGTCGATCTGTGCATCTGCGGGCACACGCACGCGGGGCAAATTTTCCCGTGGACGCTTTTGGTGCTGCTTAGCCAGAAGTATCTTTACGGGCTGTATAACGACGGGCTGAAGCAAATTTACGTAAGCAGCGGCGTAGGGTTTTGGGGCCCGCCGATAAGGGTCTTTGCTGATGCCGAGATCGCGCTGCTTAAGCTTAGAAAGGCATAG
- a CDS encoding Crp/Fnr family transcriptional regulator: MLERIPYFKALSAAQIDRLEQISIHKSYKKGEILFFEGERSQYLLILLKGILKIYKTSAKGREIHMREIRPISLVAEMVNFEETSYPASGVFSTNGEVLKIDYEKFKNEFMSDPKICLELLKSMSEKIRALNAVFDNQVVLNCDGKIAKFISENFDIFMSTKYTRIAKILNVTPETFSRTITKFKKSGALILDDKQEITGFDKDKLDEYIQG; this comes from the coding sequence ATGCTTGAGAGAATTCCTTATTTTAAAGCTCTAAGCGCAGCGCAAATCGATCGTTTGGAACAGATTAGCATCCATAAAAGCTACAAAAAGGGCGAAATTTTATTTTTCGAGGGCGAGCGCTCGCAGTATCTATTAATCCTGCTAAAAGGAATTTTAAAAATCTATAAAACCTCCGCAAAGGGGCGTGAGATCCATATGCGCGAGATCCGCCCCATCTCGCTCGTGGCAGAGATGGTAAATTTCGAAGAGACGAGCTATCCTGCAAGCGGCGTGTTTTCGACAAACGGTGAGGTGCTAAAGATCGATTATGAAAAATTTAAAAACGAGTTTATGAGCGATCCAAAGATTTGCCTGGAGCTTTTAAAATCGATGTCTGAGAAGATCCGAGCGCTAAATGCGGTCTTTGATAATCAAGTCGTGCTTAACTGCGACGGCAAGATCGCTAAGTTTATCAGCGAGAATTTCGATATTTTTATGAGCACGAAATACACCAGAATAGCTAAAATTCTAAATGTCACCCCCGAGACCTTCTCGCGCACCATCACTAAATTTAAAAAGAGCGGCGCGCTAATTTTAGACGATAAGCAAGAAATCACGGGCTTTGATAAAGATAAGCTGGACGAGTATATCCAAGGCTAG
- the mobB gene encoding molybdopterin-guanine dinucleotide biosynthesis protein B — translation MKRLVIAFSGPSNSGKTTLICKIAKIFIASGLRTAIVKHDPGDKARFDVEGKDSAKFSELGAETVVMSPTRTSYFSQRCMQIDEVVRMLGEFDILLVEGLKTLPLPRISLFRDKIDPAYLPFSDAIASNLNGEQMDKFCPVNFDIDDAAGISEWILKNAKKM, via the coding sequence ATGAAAAGACTTGTTATCGCATTTTCAGGCCCTTCCAACAGCGGCAAAACGACGCTAATCTGCAAGATCGCTAAAATTTTTATCGCTAGCGGACTACGGACTGCGATCGTAAAGCACGATCCTGGCGATAAGGCGCGCTTCGACGTAGAGGGCAAGGACAGCGCCAAATTTAGCGAGCTCGGCGCCGAAACCGTCGTGATGAGCCCGACGCGGACGAGCTATTTTTCGCAGCGCTGTATGCAGATTGACGAGGTTGTGCGGATGCTAGGCGAGTTTGATATCCTGCTCGTAGAGGGGCTAAAGACGCTGCCGCTGCCGCGCATAAGCCTATTTCGCGACAAGATCGATCCGGCGTATCTGCCATTTTCGGACGCGATCGCTTCAAATTTAAACGGCGAGCAGATGGATAAGTTTTGCCCGGTAAATTTCGACATCGACGACGCTGCGGGTATCAGCGAATGGATCTTAAAAAACGCCAAAAAAATGTAA
- a CDS encoding YggT family protein has product MLANSLIYGALITLHYALQAYMIVIFIACVLSFIRPNPFGKFYKIFRVISALTEPAFALVRRYLPTTFGGFDLSPLLILLVLNFFDSAIIYIINRTVI; this is encoded by the coding sequence ATGCTAGCAAACAGCCTGATCTACGGCGCGCTCATCACCCTACACTACGCGCTGCAAGCCTATATGATCGTGATCTTTATCGCATGCGTTTTGAGCTTCATCCGCCCAAATCCGTTCGGTAAATTTTATAAGATCTTCCGCGTCATCTCTGCGCTTACCGAGCCTGCTTTTGCGCTGGTGCGTCGCTATCTGCCTACTACTTTCGGCGGGTTTGATCTTTCGCCGCTTCTTATCCTACTCGTGCTTAACTTCTTTGACAGCGCGATAATCTATATCATCAATAGGACGGTCATTTGA
- the mscL gene encoding large-conductance mechanosensitive channel protein MscL — protein sequence MSFIQEFKEFAMKGNVIDMAVGVVIGGAFGKIVTSLVSDIMMPVLGLLMGGMNFTDLKIVLKEAVGQTPAVTINYGSFIQVTVDFIIIAFCIFCAIKAINKLKKPAEPAPEPAAPAEPSEEIKLLTEIRDLLKK from the coding sequence ATGAGTTTCATTCAGGAATTCAAAGAATTTGCGATGAAAGGCAACGTCATCGATATGGCGGTGGGCGTCGTCATCGGCGGGGCTTTCGGCAAGATCGTAACCTCGCTCGTAAGCGACATCATGATGCCGGTTTTAGGACTTCTTATGGGAGGCATGAATTTTACAGATCTTAAGATCGTGCTGAAAGAAGCGGTAGGGCAGACCCCGGCCGTTACGATAAACTACGGCTCGTTTATCCAGGTAACGGTCGATTTTATAATCATCGCGTTTTGTATATTCTGCGCGATCAAGGCGATCAATAAGCTTAAAAAGCCCGCCGAGCCTGCGCCGGAGCCTGCCGCACCTGCCGAGCCTAGCGAAGAGATTAAACTTCTTACCGAGATAAGAGACCTGCTTAAAAAATAG
- the gltX gene encoding glutamate--tRNA ligase, translating to MYRFAPSPTGDMHIGNLRAAIFNYICSLQDKSGFILRIEDTDTARNIEGKDQEIIEILKRFGIEWQSLYYQSKNLKFHQQFAAKLLSEKKAFCCFCSEEELEAKKQAAKDAGEAYRYDGHCEHLSDEEVLGCERPFTIRLKKPDHALEFTDAIKGRISFEPQNIDSFVIMRADKTPTYNFACACDDMMQGVSFVIRGEDHVSNTPKQNWIRQSLGYDGEIKYAHLPIILNSEGKKMSKREASSSVKWLLQSGYLPEAIANYLILLGNKTPREVFSMDEAVEFFDIAKISKSPAKFDEDKLAFINREHIKKASEQRLAELFELEPKFAPLIKFYTQEASLIPQIKEKIAAIYGAKDIPQEWAAQAQALREAILNLLSSNGAPAEFNDFKAALSQATSLKGKSLFMPLRFLLTGAPHGPELSELYPLIRADLKEIVC from the coding sequence TTGTATCGCTTCGCTCCGTCGCCCACCGGCGATATGCATATCGGAAATTTACGCGCGGCTATTTTTAACTACATCTGCTCGCTACAAGATAAAAGCGGCTTTATTTTGCGCATCGAGGATACCGACACTGCGCGCAATATCGAAGGCAAAGATCAAGAGATTATCGAAATTTTAAAGCGCTTCGGCATTGAATGGCAGAGCCTGTATTATCAAAGCAAAAATTTAAAATTTCATCAGCAGTTCGCTGCTAAGCTGCTCTCTGAGAAAAAGGCGTTTTGCTGTTTTTGTAGCGAGGAGGAGCTTGAGGCGAAAAAGCAAGCCGCCAAAGACGCAGGCGAGGCGTACCGCTACGACGGGCACTGCGAGCATTTAAGCGACGAAGAGGTGCTTGGCTGCGAGAGGCCCTTTACTATCCGCCTTAAAAAGCCTGATCACGCGCTGGAATTTACCGATGCGATCAAAGGCCGTATCTCATTTGAGCCGCAGAACATCGACAGCTTCGTCATCATGCGCGCGGACAAGACGCCGACCTATAACTTCGCCTGCGCCTGCGACGATATGATGCAGGGCGTGAGCTTCGTAATCCGCGGCGAGGATCACGTCTCAAACACGCCGAAGCAAAACTGGATCCGCCAAAGCCTCGGCTACGACGGCGAGATCAAATACGCGCACCTGCCGATCATATTAAATTCCGAAGGCAAAAAGATGAGCAAGCGCGAAGCTAGCTCCTCGGTAAAATGGCTGCTTCAAAGCGGCTACCTACCCGAGGCGATCGCGAATTATCTGATCCTACTGGGCAACAAAACGCCGCGCGAGGTCTTTAGCATGGATGAGGCGGTGGAGTTTTTCGATATCGCTAAAATTTCAAAAAGCCCGGCGAAATTTGACGAGGACAAACTCGCCTTTATAAACCGCGAGCATATCAAAAAAGCAAGCGAGCAGCGCCTGGCGGAGCTTTTTGAGCTTGAGCCAAAATTTGCTCCTTTGATAAAATTTTACACTCAAGAAGCGAGCCTTATCCCGCAGATCAAAGAGAAGATCGCAGCGATCTACGGCGCGAAAGATATCCCGCAGGAGTGGGCGGCGCAGGCGCAGGCGCTGCGAGAGGCGATCTTAAATTTATTAAGCTCGAACGGCGCACCGGCAGAATTTAATGATTTCAAAGCGGCGCTTTCGCAGGCTACAAGCTTAAAGGGCAAGAGCCTATTTATGCCGCTTAGGTTTTTACTAACCGGCGCGCCGCACGGACCGGAGCTTAGCGAGCTGTATCCGCTGATCCGCGCCGATCTGAAGGAGATCGTATGCTAG